One Hyla sarda isolate aHylSar1 chromosome 1 unlocalized genomic scaffold, aHylSar1.hap1 SUPER_1_unloc_7, whole genome shotgun sequence DNA window includes the following coding sequences:
- the LOC130298271 gene encoding DNA damage-regulated autophagy modulator protein 1-like → MELKGLGFVPLLLAFWCAAWLATSYIVTVVLGHAASPLMHISDVGNFFPENILLRIGFIGTSIGTLVLTFLIYKYMVMHTEEFRGHQVLIQRILLAIVWASCFGTAVMHVLSPEEYPRIHFVSTIISITCEALYYLGQSIQMYKLPGANKVIHHSRCTCCGLAFTCAIFYFGYKTLQELFYDDEDWDEIREITTIIIEWVMLLLILINTVTYYSTMQRLMLTVSRNSCKLSLRVRIDDFGV, encoded by the exons atggagctaaaaggtttggggttcgtcccccttctgttggcgttttggtgtgcggcctggcttgccaccagctacatcgtgacggtcgtcctcggccatgccgcctcgccactgatgcacatcag tgacgtgggaaatttctttcccgaaaacatattattgagaattggtttcatagggacatccattggcactttggtactaacctttcttatttataagtatatggttatgcatactgaagagttcaggggtcatcaggtcctgatccagaggatcctgctggccattgtgtgggcctcctgttttggtacagctgtcatgcatgtattgtcccccgaagaatatcccaggatacactttgtcagcacgataatttccattacatgtgaagccttatactaccttgggcagtccatccagatgtataaattaccaggagcaaacaaagtcatccaccatagtagatgcacctgctgtggcctggcttttacctgcgcaattttctactttggatataaaacattacaggaattattctatgatgatgaagactgggacgagatccgtgaaatcaccaccataatcatcgagtgggtgatgcttctactgatcctgataaacaccgtgacctattattccaccatgcagaggttaatgttaaccgtctccaggaacagctgcaaactctctcttagagtaagaattgatgacttcggggtgtag